A single window of Bombus pascuorum chromosome 1, iyBomPasc1.1, whole genome shotgun sequence DNA harbors:
- the LOC132906391 gene encoding monoacylglycerol/Diacylglycerol O-acyltransferase isoform X2 yields MPLLLTFLLPLLIGILLYLTALILYIYKLHRVRLRNAYETDWRNAARNVVAAVWDAHGWIWYGYEVVGLQNIPQNEPVLFVYYHGAIPVDLYYFISKILLLNSKLIHTVADRFLFKCPGWSIISDVLKVIPGTIQTCSTILKEGNMLAISPGGVYEAQFGDSYYQLMWKKRVGFAKVALDAKVCIIPLFTKNIREAFRTISWGRRMWLRIYAATRFPFVPIYGGFPVKLTTYVGKPILYDGNLTPEELQMKVADALNNLINQHQRIPGSISLALLERIYIAEKEEP; encoded by the exons ATGCCACTTTTGTTAACATTTTTACTTCCACTTCTGATTgggatattattatatttaactgCATtaatactgtatatatataagttacACAG agTTAGATTAAGAAATGCATATGAAACAGACTGGAGAAATGCTGCACGTAATGTAGTAGCTGCAGTTTGGGATGCTCATGGCTGGATTTGGTATG gaTATGAAGTAGTTGGACTTCAAAATATACCACAAAATGAACCAGTACTTTTTGTATACTATCATGGAGCTATACCTGTAGAcctttattactttatatctaaaatattacttttaaattcaaaGCTAATTCACACAGTAGCAGAtagatttcttttcaaatgCCCTGGGTGGTCTATAATTTCTGATGTATTAAAAGTAATACCTGGTACAATCCAAACATGTTCTACTATTTTGAAAGAAGGTAATATGCTTGCAATCTCACCTGGTGGTGTATATGAAGCTCAGTTTGGAGATTCTTATTACCAGTTAATGTGGAAAAAGCGAGTGGGTTTTGCGAAGGTTGCATTGGATGCTAAAGtg TGCATAATACCTTTATTTACGAAGAATATTAGAGAAGCATTTAGAACGATAAGTTGGGGTAGGAGAATGTGGTTGAGAATATATGCTGCCACCAGATTTCCTTTTGTACCTATCTATGGTGGTTTTCCTGTAAAGTTGACAACATATGTTGGTAAACCAATTCTGTATGATGGGAATCTAACACCAGAAGAGTTACAAATGAAG GTTGCTGATGCACtcaacaatttaataaatcaacaTCAAAGAATACCAGGAAGTATATCATTAGCTTTGTtagaaagaatatatattgCAGAGAAAGAAGAACCATAA
- the LOC132906420 gene encoding peptidyl-prolyl cis-trans isomerase Fkbp12 — protein sequence MGVDVEVLSPGDGQTYPKTGQTVVVHYTGTLDNGKKFDSSRDRGVPFKFKIGKGEVIKGWDQGVAQMCVGERARLTCSPDFAYGSRGHPGVIPPNAVLIFDVELLKVEP from the exons ATGGGCGTGGATGTAGAAGTTCTTTCTCCTGGAGATG GTCAGACATATCCGAAAACTGGACAGACCGTAGTTGTTCATTATacag gTACCCTTGACAATGGAAAAAAATTTGACTCCAGTAGGGACCGTGGAGTGCCATTTAAGTTCAAAATCGGTAAAGGTGAAGTTATTAAAGGCTGGGATCAAGGAGTTGCTCAAATGTGTGTTGGAGAACGTGCTAGGTTAACTTGTTCACCAGATTTTGCCTATGGTAGCCGAGGACATCCTGGAGT TATTCCTCCAAATGCTGTCCTTATCTTTGATGTGGAATTATTGAAGGTGGAGCCTTGA
- the LOC132906382 gene encoding protein EFR3 homolog cmp44E isoform X2 has translation MSLSYLRTISCCWCCSALRPRYKRLVDNIFPVNPQDGLVKNNMEKLTFYSLSSPEKLDRIGEYLFQRASRDIYRRRNGFVVIAMEAMDQLLVACHAQTLNLFVESFLKMIQKLLESTDPQLQILATQSFVRFANIEQDTPSYHTRYDFFVSKYSAMCHSNHNDHAIRKQIRLAGIQGLQGVVRKTLSDDLVENIWEPVHMDKIVPSLLYNMQNSRYSNKEDATPDSPTEERSDPPQFAETCMRELVGRASFGHIRCVIRPVLRHLDNHQLWVPNYFAIHTFRIIMFSIQSQYSYTVVEALMIHLDDHSKSSPKIRTSIADTLSKIISIAAGESVGPSVLEIINSLLSHLRVSVTRNQSSSNDEQLYQEALINALGEFANHLPDYQKIEIMMFIMSKVPYSQPDRIVSVGKGDVLLQSILLKSLLKVGTKYQTIHLNTTFPPSFLEPLLRMSLAADAEMRLLVQKIFHTLIDRHQNITKLAKPTVNVAQLDLTIEKGSRPDVIFIRKHGPEIYLALYESLELASNMVENVESIYTTLALLAVELASEETVLELLRLVLSLQDLALTSGQISISLKFNLHAIVISLLVLISYVCNITSLMDYANKIVEVRRKEAPHLLPDLQSQYDSGLSSRLAPALLVDQTVLSECLKGAGLDSGKLQQGSGYSSISLQHRHSWVDSAGRNSLADINSGATELDSGGSSPGVQKKLPGEELTFESMKRILTENNNNHVIEEEKRMQLSHFFRNAPFQDLVSKTQPKHDVLQSKLSEIFNTLSVDPRNATQPGGPPTDTKPSQAPAYEIHFPELFVY, from the exons gAGAAGAAATGGATTTGTTGTCATTGCTATGGAAGCAATGGATCAGCTTTTAGTAGCATGCCATGCTCAgactttaaatttatttgttgaaaGCTTCTTAAAGATGATACAGAAATTGTTAGAATCTACTGATCCACAATTACAAATACTGGCAACCCAATCT TTTGTCCGGTTTGCAAACATCGAGCAAGATACGCCGTCTTATCACACACGTTACGATTTCTTTGTATCAAAATACTCTGCAATGTGCCACTCCAACCACAATGACCATGCAATCCGCAAACAGATACGGCTTGCTGGAATTCAGGGATTGCAG gGTGTTGTAAGGAAAACACTTTCTGATGATCTAGTAGAAAACATTTGGGAACCTGTACATATGGATAAAATTGTTCCTTCATTGTTATACAATATGCAAAACTCAAG aTATTCTAATAAAGAAGATGCAACACCAGATAGCCCAACTGAGGAACGGTCGGACCCACCACAATTTGCAGAAACTTGTATGCGAGAACTCGTTGGCCGAGCATCATTTGGTCATATAAGATGTGTTATTCGACCTGTTCTAAG gCATTTAGATAACCATCAGTTATGGGTCCCTAATTACTTTGCTATTCATACATTTAGGATAATTATGTTTTCCATTCAG tCACAGTACTCTTATACAGTTGTGGAAGCATTAATGATTCATCTTGATGATCATTCAAAATCATCCCCCAAGATTAGAACAAGTATTGCAGATACTTTGtccaaaattatttccattgCAGCTGGTGAAAGTGTTG gtCCCTCTGTGTTGGAGATAATAAATTCTCTGCTATCTCATCTTAGAGTTAGTGTAACAAGAAATCAATCTTCAAGTAATGATGAACAATTATATCAAGAGGCTCTTATTAATGCCCTTGGAGAGTTTGCAAATCATCTTCCAGATTatcagaaaatagaaattatgatGTTTATAATGAGCAAAGTTCCATATAGTCAACCAGATCGTATAGTTTCAGTCGGTAAAGGAGATGTACTACTCCAAAGTATTCTTCTAAAATCTCTTCtaaaa GTTGGCACAAAATACCAAACTATACACTTGAATACAACTTTTCCACCAAGCTTTTTGGAGCCATTATTAAGAATGTCACTTGCAGCAGATGCTGAAATGCGGCTTTTAGTACAAAAAATCTTTCATACTTTAATCGATAGGCATCAAAATATTACGAAACTTGCGAAACCTAC AGTAAATGTCGCACAACTTGATCTTACAATTGAAAAAGGATCTAGACCAGATGTGATATTTATTCGTAAACATGGCcctgaaatttatttagcaTTATATGAATCGTTGGAATTGGCAAGTAACATGGTGGAAAACGTAGAATCTATATATACAACATTGGCATTACTTGCCGTGGAATTGGCCTCAGAAGAAACTGTGTTGGAGTTACTAAGATTAGTGCTGAGTCTTCAGGATTTAGCTTTAACAAGTGGCCAAATCAGTATTTCACTCAAATTTAATTTGCACGCTATTGTCATCAGTTTGCTTGTACTAATATCTTACGTTTGTAATATTACTTCACTCATGGATTACGCAAATAAA attGTAGAAGTACGACGAAAGGAAGCACCTCACCTTTTGCCTGATTTGCAATCTCAGTATGATAGTGGTTTATCTTCTAGATTAGCACCCGCTCTATTAGTTGATCAAACTGTTTTAAGCGAATGTTTAAAAGGAGCTGGTCTTGACAGTGGAAAATTGCAACAGGGATCTGGTTATAGTAGTATTTCACTACAACATCG gcACTCGTGGGTCGATAGTGCTGGACGAAATTCGTTAGCCGATATTAATTCTGGTGCTACTGAATTAGATAGTGGTGGCTCATCTCCTGGTGTTCAAAAA AAATTACCAGGAGAAGAGTTAACTTTTGAGAGTATGAAACGAAttctaacagaaaataataataatcatgtcatagaggaagaaaaacgaatgCAATTATCGCACTTCTTTAGAAACGCACCATTCCAAGATTTGGTATCAAAGACACAACCAAAG cATGATGTTTTACAAAGTAAGCtgtcagaaatatttaatacattatcCGTTGATCCACGAAATGCAACTCAACCAGGTGGACCACCAACAGATACCAAACCAAGTCAAGCTCCAGCTTATGAAATACATTTCCCAGAactatttgtttattaa
- the LOC132906469 gene encoding 2-aminoethanethiol dioxygenase, whose amino-acid sequence MTAAIKTLWKQALNTFEERSNVGFKLCQKNFDKLRYLMNKITAEDVNLNKQILDFIQVQHAPMWVIDIFENKDFAISIFILKHGFTMPIHDHPGMYGFLKVISGVVQVNNYTLKPNEDHTIRLNKEVMAYRHKQISLHSNSPACTLTPRDKNLHEITCIEGPAAFLDILSPPYDVDDSGKGPRPCTFFKTVSSSKLCTDSDIVEEVKLVVIEGPPDFYSGSLKYTGPPLM is encoded by the exons atgacgGCAGCAATTAAAACGTTATGGAAGCAAGcattaaatacatttgaagAACGTAGTAATGTTGGATTTAAGCTTTGTCAAAAGAACTTTGACAAATTGCGGTACTTGATGAACAAGATTACAGCCGAagatgtaaatttaaataaacagatCCTTGATTTTATTCAAGTACAGCATGCTCCGATGTGGGtaattgatatatttgaaaataaagactttgctatttcaatttttatattgaaacaTGGATTTACAATGCCAATACATGATCATCCTGGAATGTATGGATTTTTAAAg GTAATCAGTGGTGTAGTTCAAGTAAACAATTATACTTTGAAGCCAAATGAGGATCATACAATCAGATTAAACAAAGAAGTAATGGCATATAGACATAAACAAATATCATTACACAGCAATTCACCTGCTTGTACTCTTACACCAAGAGACAAaaatttacatgaaattaCATGTATTGAAGGACCCGCCGCATTCTTGGATATACTTAGTCCTCCATATGATGTAGATGATTCTGGAAAAGGTCCAAGACCATGTACATTTTTCAAAACTGTTAGTAGTTCCAAGCTATGTACAGATTCAGATATAGTGGAAGAAGTTAAATTGGTGGTTATTGAAGGTCCACCAGATTTTTATTCTGGAAGCCTTAAATACACAGGACCACCTTTAATGTGA
- the LOC132906391 gene encoding monoacylglycerol/Diacylglycerol O-acyltransferase isoform X1, with protein MFSVIFNLQKILEDIIVEYIDVDFTLWLWLLMPLLLTFLLPLLIGILLYLTALILYIYKLHRVRLRNAYETDWRNAARNVVAAVWDAHGWIWYGYEVVGLQNIPQNEPVLFVYYHGAIPVDLYYFISKILLLNSKLIHTVADRFLFKCPGWSIISDVLKVIPGTIQTCSTILKEGNMLAISPGGVYEAQFGDSYYQLMWKKRVGFAKVALDAKVCIIPLFTKNIREAFRTISWGRRMWLRIYAATRFPFVPIYGGFPVKLTTYVGKPILYDGNLTPEELQMKVADALNNLINQHQRIPGSISLALLERIYIAEKEEP; from the exons ATGTTTTCCGTAATATTTAACCTACAGAAAATTTTAGAAGATATTATAG TTGAATATATTGATGTGGACTTTACATTATGGTTATGGCTTTTGATGCCACTTTTGTTAACATTTTTACTTCCACTTCTGATTgggatattattatatttaactgCATtaatactgtatatatataagttacACAG agTTAGATTAAGAAATGCATATGAAACAGACTGGAGAAATGCTGCACGTAATGTAGTAGCTGCAGTTTGGGATGCTCATGGCTGGATTTGGTATG gaTATGAAGTAGTTGGACTTCAAAATATACCACAAAATGAACCAGTACTTTTTGTATACTATCATGGAGCTATACCTGTAGAcctttattactttatatctaaaatattacttttaaattcaaaGCTAATTCACACAGTAGCAGAtagatttcttttcaaatgCCCTGGGTGGTCTATAATTTCTGATGTATTAAAAGTAATACCTGGTACAATCCAAACATGTTCTACTATTTTGAAAGAAGGTAATATGCTTGCAATCTCACCTGGTGGTGTATATGAAGCTCAGTTTGGAGATTCTTATTACCAGTTAATGTGGAAAAAGCGAGTGGGTTTTGCGAAGGTTGCATTGGATGCTAAAGtg TGCATAATACCTTTATTTACGAAGAATATTAGAGAAGCATTTAGAACGATAAGTTGGGGTAGGAGAATGTGGTTGAGAATATATGCTGCCACCAGATTTCCTTTTGTACCTATCTATGGTGGTTTTCCTGTAAAGTTGACAACATATGTTGGTAAACCAATTCTGTATGATGGGAATCTAACACCAGAAGAGTTACAAATGAAG GTTGCTGATGCACtcaacaatttaataaatcaacaTCAAAGAATACCAGGAAGTATATCATTAGCTTTGTtagaaagaatatatattgCAGAGAAAGAAGAACCATAA
- the LOC132906382 gene encoding protein EFR3 homolog cmp44E isoform X3 gives MFGCCWCCSALRPRYKRLVDNIFPVNPQDGLVKNNMEKLTFYSLSSPEKLDRIGEYLFQRASRDIYRRRNGFVVIAMEAMDQLLVACHAQTLNLFVESFLKMIQKLLESTDPQLQILATQSFVRFANIEQDTPSYHTRYDFFVSKYSAMCHSNHNDHAIRKQIRLAGIQGLQGVVRKTLSDDLVENIWEPVHMDKIVPSLLYNMQNSRYSNKEDATPDSPTEERSDPPQFAETCMRELVGRASFGHIRCVIRPVLRHLDNHQLWVPNYFAIHTFRIIMFSIQSQYSYTVVEALMIHLDDHSKSSPKIRTSIADTLSKIISIAAGESVGPSVLEIINSLLSHLRVSVTRNQSSSNDEQLYQEALINALGEFANHLPDYQKIEIMMFIMSKVPYSQPDRIVSVGKGDVLLQSILLKSLLKVGTKYQTIHLNTTFPPSFLEPLLRMSLAADAEMRLLVQKIFHTLIDRHQNITKLAKPTVNVAQLDLTIEKGSRPDVIFIRKHGPEIYLALYESLELASNMVENVESIYTTLALLAVELASEETVLELLRLVLSLQDLALTSGQISISLKFNLHAIVISLLVLISYVCNITSLMDYANKIVEVRRKEAPHLLPDLQSQYDSGLSSRLAPALLVDQTVLSECLKGAGLDSGKLQQGSGYSSISLQHRHSWVDSAGRNSLADINSGATELDSGGSSPGVQKKLPGEELTFESMKRILTENNNNHVIEEEKRMQLSHFFRNAPFQDLVSKTQPKHDVLQSKLSEIFNTLSVDPRNATQPGGPPTDTKPSQAPAYEIHFPELFVY, from the exons gAGAAGAAATGGATTTGTTGTCATTGCTATGGAAGCAATGGATCAGCTTTTAGTAGCATGCCATGCTCAgactttaaatttatttgttgaaaGCTTCTTAAAGATGATACAGAAATTGTTAGAATCTACTGATCCACAATTACAAATACTGGCAACCCAATCT TTTGTCCGGTTTGCAAACATCGAGCAAGATACGCCGTCTTATCACACACGTTACGATTTCTTTGTATCAAAATACTCTGCAATGTGCCACTCCAACCACAATGACCATGCAATCCGCAAACAGATACGGCTTGCTGGAATTCAGGGATTGCAG gGTGTTGTAAGGAAAACACTTTCTGATGATCTAGTAGAAAACATTTGGGAACCTGTACATATGGATAAAATTGTTCCTTCATTGTTATACAATATGCAAAACTCAAG aTATTCTAATAAAGAAGATGCAACACCAGATAGCCCAACTGAGGAACGGTCGGACCCACCACAATTTGCAGAAACTTGTATGCGAGAACTCGTTGGCCGAGCATCATTTGGTCATATAAGATGTGTTATTCGACCTGTTCTAAG gCATTTAGATAACCATCAGTTATGGGTCCCTAATTACTTTGCTATTCATACATTTAGGATAATTATGTTTTCCATTCAG tCACAGTACTCTTATACAGTTGTGGAAGCATTAATGATTCATCTTGATGATCATTCAAAATCATCCCCCAAGATTAGAACAAGTATTGCAGATACTTTGtccaaaattatttccattgCAGCTGGTGAAAGTGTTG gtCCCTCTGTGTTGGAGATAATAAATTCTCTGCTATCTCATCTTAGAGTTAGTGTAACAAGAAATCAATCTTCAAGTAATGATGAACAATTATATCAAGAGGCTCTTATTAATGCCCTTGGAGAGTTTGCAAATCATCTTCCAGATTatcagaaaatagaaattatgatGTTTATAATGAGCAAAGTTCCATATAGTCAACCAGATCGTATAGTTTCAGTCGGTAAAGGAGATGTACTACTCCAAAGTATTCTTCTAAAATCTCTTCtaaaa GTTGGCACAAAATACCAAACTATACACTTGAATACAACTTTTCCACCAAGCTTTTTGGAGCCATTATTAAGAATGTCACTTGCAGCAGATGCTGAAATGCGGCTTTTAGTACAAAAAATCTTTCATACTTTAATCGATAGGCATCAAAATATTACGAAACTTGCGAAACCTAC AGTAAATGTCGCACAACTTGATCTTACAATTGAAAAAGGATCTAGACCAGATGTGATATTTATTCGTAAACATGGCcctgaaatttatttagcaTTATATGAATCGTTGGAATTGGCAAGTAACATGGTGGAAAACGTAGAATCTATATATACAACATTGGCATTACTTGCCGTGGAATTGGCCTCAGAAGAAACTGTGTTGGAGTTACTAAGATTAGTGCTGAGTCTTCAGGATTTAGCTTTAACAAGTGGCCAAATCAGTATTTCACTCAAATTTAATTTGCACGCTATTGTCATCAGTTTGCTTGTACTAATATCTTACGTTTGTAATATTACTTCACTCATGGATTACGCAAATAAA attGTAGAAGTACGACGAAAGGAAGCACCTCACCTTTTGCCTGATTTGCAATCTCAGTATGATAGTGGTTTATCTTCTAGATTAGCACCCGCTCTATTAGTTGATCAAACTGTTTTAAGCGAATGTTTAAAAGGAGCTGGTCTTGACAGTGGAAAATTGCAACAGGGATCTGGTTATAGTAGTATTTCACTACAACATCG gcACTCGTGGGTCGATAGTGCTGGACGAAATTCGTTAGCCGATATTAATTCTGGTGCTACTGAATTAGATAGTGGTGGCTCATCTCCTGGTGTTCAAAAA AAATTACCAGGAGAAGAGTTAACTTTTGAGAGTATGAAACGAAttctaacagaaaataataataatcatgtcatagaggaagaaaaacgaatgCAATTATCGCACTTCTTTAGAAACGCACCATTCCAAGATTTGGTATCAAAGACACAACCAAAG cATGATGTTTTACAAAGTAAGCtgtcagaaatatttaatacattatcCGTTGATCCACGAAATGCAACTCAACCAGGTGGACCACCAACAGATACCAAACCAAGTCAAGCTCCAGCTTATGAAATACATTTCCCAGAactatttgtttattaa
- the LOC132906447 gene encoding E3 ubiquitin-protein ligase MARCHF5-like, producing the protein MSDNNLPHIFYGFDSPGRIVRLESSITTRPNIGRLSSIEETLRRLSTNLRPERQTNESNNEISDAQPPAILSNEEPVPIVLSESVNIEQPNDMIDGASSPNQSDINTSIANTEDDKRYCWVCFATDEDDATALWVKPCHCRGTTKWVHQGCIQRWVDEKQKGHAGAHVACPQCNTEYIIVYPNMGPLVVVLDTIDGMVFRICPFIAASIVAASVYWTAVTYGAVTVMQVVGHKDGLAIMEQADPLVLLVGLPTIPIMLVLGKMLRWEDQALNLLRRHAYKVPILRHFLPSSCSSADRVQSEDLPPMSDPMSATRILCGALLLPSIASICGKIFFESIHSNFQRTLLGGIAFITVKGAFKIYHKQQQYVRQCQRRIMDYTESNVSLYRRQQNSETSQTS; encoded by the exons ATGTCAGATAACAATTTGCCGCACATATTCTATGGATTTGATTCGCCTGGTAGGATAGTACGTTTAGAATCTAGTATTACCACACGGCCTAATATTGGTCGTCTTTCAAGTATAGAAGAAACATTAAGAAGACTTAGCACAAATCTAAGGCCAGAAAGACAAACTAATGAATCAAACAATG aaatatcCGATGCTCAACCTCCAGCGATTTTATCAAATGAGGAACCAGTACCTATTGTATTGTCAGAATCTGTAAACATTGAACAACCAAATGATATGATTGATGGTGCATCTTCCCCAAACCAATCAGACATTAATACATCAATAGCAAATACAGAAGATga CAAAAGATATTGCTGGGTATGCTTTGCAACGGATGAAGATGATGCAACTGCTTTATGGGTAAAACCATGTCATTGTCGTGGTACCACAAAATGGGTACATCAAGGATGTATTCAGAGATGGGTtgatgaaaaacaaaaaggacATGCCGGTGCACATGTAGCATGTCCACAGTGTAATACAGAATACATCATTGTATATCCAAATATGG ggCCGTTAGTAGTTGTACTGGATACTATTGATGGTATGGTTTTTCGAATTTGCCCATTTATTGCAGCTAGTATAGTTGCTGCATCTGTATACTGGACAGCTGTAACATATGGAGCAGTAACTGTAATGCAAGTAGTTGGTCACAAGGATGGTCTTGCTATAATGGAACAAGCTGATCCTTTGGTATTATTGGTTGGTTTGCCAACTATTCCAATAATGTTAGTTTTGGGAAAAATGCTCAGATGGGAAGATCAAGCACTTAATCTTTTAAGGCGACATGCATATAAGGTTCCTATTTTGAGGCATTTCTTGCCTAGTAG ttGTTCAAGTGCTGACAGAGTACAATCTGAAGATCTACCACCTATGAGTGATCCAATGTCAGCAACTCGTATTCTTTGTGGTGCGCTTTTATTACCTAGCATTGCCAGCATATGtggcaaaatattttttgaaagcATACATTCTAATTTTCAAAGAACATTGctt GGAGGCATAGCATTTATAACAGTAAAGGGTGCATTCAAGATATACCATAAACAACAACAATATGTAAGACAATGTCAACGTCGTATAATGGATTATACAGAAAGTAATGTTTCATTATATAGAAGACAACAAAATTCTGAAACCAGCCAGACAAGttaa